The following are from one region of the Tenacibaculum dicentrarchi genome:
- a CDS encoding ABC-F family ATP-binding cassette domain-containing protein yields MLNVHNLSVSFMGTDLFSGITFKLNKGDRIGLIGKNGAGKSTLLKVLSKDIETSGGTMAFDKDIRMGFLRQDIDFVEGRTILEEAYQAFEEIKEIELKLDDINNQLAIRTDYESEEYSQLIHDLTDLTERYELLGGYNYQGDTEKILQGLGFQREDFDKLTNTFSGGWRMRIELAKLLLQDNDILLLDEPTNHLDIESIIWLENFLKSYSGAIVLVSHDKMFLDNVTNRTIEISLGQIYDYKKPYSEFLVLRAEIKEKQLQAQKNQEKEIKQKQHLINKFKAKASKASMAQSLMKQLDKVQLIEVDGDDNAAMNVKFAISKEPGKIIVEADSLCKSYGDKHVLQDVDLLIERNSKIAFVGQNGQGKSTLAKMMVGEIPFEGNLKLGHNVEIGYFAQNQSEELPPEKTVLEIMEDAASDTNRMRVRDMLGSFLFGGDAVDKKAKVLSGGERNRLALCKLLLSPFNVLVMDEPTNHLDIASKTVLKTALKNFDGTLIVVSHDRDFLQGLTSTVYGFKDKEIKEYLGDIDYFLEQHKMENLREAEKRTVVKTEKPTAKKEAYQLSREQEKELKKLKNKLSKTERDIADLEDEIAKIDLELANNYDEVSARPNFFEKYKAKKASLDTLMADWEKIEEQVSNF; encoded by the coding sequence ATGTTAAACGTACACAATTTATCGGTTTCTTTTATGGGAACTGATTTGTTTTCAGGAATTACTTTCAAGTTAAATAAAGGGGATAGAATTGGACTCATAGGAAAGAATGGCGCAGGAAAATCAACTTTATTAAAAGTACTTTCTAAAGATATTGAAACTAGTGGAGGAACAATGGCTTTTGATAAAGATATCCGTATGGGTTTTTTACGTCAGGATATTGATTTTGTTGAAGGAAGAACAATTTTAGAAGAAGCATATCAAGCTTTTGAAGAAATTAAAGAAATTGAATTAAAGTTGGATGATATTAACAATCAATTAGCTATTAGAACCGATTATGAAAGTGAAGAATATAGTCAATTAATTCACGATTTAACAGATTTAACCGAACGTTATGAACTTTTAGGAGGATATAATTATCAAGGTGATACCGAGAAAATTTTACAAGGTTTAGGATTTCAACGTGAAGATTTTGATAAGCTAACAAATACCTTTTCTGGAGGATGGAGAATGCGTATTGAACTTGCAAAATTATTACTGCAAGACAATGATATTTTATTGTTGGATGAGCCTACAAACCACTTAGATATTGAATCTATTATTTGGTTAGAGAATTTTTTAAAGTCATATTCAGGGGCAATTGTATTAGTTTCTCACGATAAAATGTTTTTAGATAACGTAACTAACAGAACTATTGAAATATCATTAGGACAAATTTATGATTATAAAAAACCGTATTCTGAATTTTTAGTTTTAAGAGCTGAAATTAAAGAAAAACAGTTACAAGCTCAGAAAAATCAAGAAAAAGAGATTAAGCAAAAACAACATTTAATCAATAAATTTAAGGCAAAAGCAAGTAAGGCTTCAATGGCACAATCGCTAATGAAACAACTTGATAAAGTACAACTTATTGAAGTTGATGGCGATGATAATGCCGCAATGAATGTAAAGTTTGCAATATCAAAAGAACCTGGTAAAATTATTGTTGAAGCTGATAGTTTATGTAAAAGTTATGGAGATAAACATGTTTTACAAGATGTTGATTTATTAATTGAACGTAACAGTAAAATTGCTTTTGTTGGGCAAAACGGACAAGGTAAATCTACTTTAGCAAAAATGATGGTTGGTGAAATTCCGTTTGAAGGAAATCTGAAATTAGGTCATAATGTTGAAATAGGATATTTTGCTCAAAATCAATCTGAAGAATTACCACCAGAAAAAACGGTGTTAGAAATTATGGAAGATGCCGCTTCTGACACTAACAGAATGCGTGTTAGAGATATGTTAGGTTCTTTCTTATTTGGTGGAGATGCTGTTGATAAAAAAGCAAAAGTATTATCAGGAGGCGAGCGTAACCGATTAGCATTATGTAAATTATTATTATCACCATTTAACGTGTTGGTAATGGATGAGCCTACAAATCACTTGGATATAGCCTCTAAAACAGTATTAAAAACTGCTTTAAAAAACTTTGATGGAACATTAATCGTTGTATCTCACGATAGAGATTTTTTACAAGGATTAACATCAACTGTTTACGGATTTAAAGACAAAGAAATTAAAGAATATTTAGGCGATATTGATTATTTCTTAGAACAGCATAAGATGGAAAATCTTAGAGAAGCTGAAAAAAGAACGGTTGTTAAAACTGAAAAACCAACAGCTAAAAAAGAAGCATATCAATTATCTAGAGAGCAAGAAAAAGAGTTGAAAAAACTTAAAAATAAGTTATCTAAAACAGAAAGAGATATTGCTGATTTAGAAGATGAAATTGCTAAAATAGATTTAGAATTAGCAAATAATTATGACGAAGTTTCGGCTCGTCCTAATTTCTTTGAAAAATATAAAGCTAAAAAAGCATCATTAGATACTTTAATGGCTGATTGGGAAAAAATAGAAGAACAAGTTTCTAATTTTTAA
- a CDS encoding DUF983 domain-containing protein, with translation MFKKGSKLYSIFKGKCPQCHEGEFFKYKMTLNPKKITKLHDNCPKCDLKYMMEPSFFFGAMYVNYGLAVALFVAIFIISKVFIGLTILQSFIAIIVVSLLLTPFTLRLSRIIWINIFISYDKNIKKISKK, from the coding sequence ATGTTTAAAAAAGGAAGCAAATTATATAGTATTTTTAAAGGGAAATGCCCGCAATGTCATGAAGGTGAATTCTTCAAATATAAGATGACACTTAATCCTAAAAAAATCACTAAATTACACGATAATTGCCCAAAATGTGATTTAAAATACATGATGGAACCTTCTTTTTTCTTTGGAGCAATGTATGTAAATTATGGATTAGCAGTTGCCTTATTTGTAGCTATTTTTATTATTTCAAAAGTATTTATCGGTTTAACTATTTTACAAAGTTTTATTGCGATTATAGTTGTCTCATTACTTCTTACGCCATTTACCTTGCGTTTATCTAGAATTATTTGGATAAATATTTTTATTTCTTATGATAAAAATATTAAGAAAATTTCAAAGAAATAA